The segment AAATCCGCATTTGAAACTTCTCTTTTACATATGGTATTACAGTCTTCAGGATATACATGGGAAAACCTTGCATTATGTTGTCTACATATAGCAGCTGCATGTTTAAGAAACTGTACACATCTATCTCAACATCCTGGGCTGCCTAAACAAATTCTCACAACCTGGGAGTTTCAGCACACAAGCATGGAAACCTTATAGTTCAAGCTTGTGGAAAAACCTCAATTGGTCGGCATGCCATGAATCATGAGCAGAATGCAAAGTGACCAGGATGCTACTCAATCTGACATTTGATAGGATTGCGACGATGACTCGCTCATCATCGAGTTCATACAACCATAGGGTATTGAGACGCTGGGCTGTCCAATTGTTCAGGGATGTCATTTTCCGGGACCTGCTCAGGGGTGGCCTGAGGAGGGACCTGCGCGGAGGCTTGCGACTGGGACTCCTGTTCCTCTTGTTGCTGGACTAGGAATCTGCTCATCCGCTCGAGCAGCTGCACAGCCTTCCTCTTCCCCCTATCGGTGCCGTTCAAAGCCAGCTCCCGCAACGGGACCATGATCCCGCACTCCTGCGCACGAGCTAAATGCACAAGATGGTGCTCTCCACTGCACAGATGTAGCATGACAGCCGCAGCATTCTCTCGATTTCTCGGGGTTCCGCTTCCGATCATCTCCACAAGCACAGGGACAGGCTCTGCCGCCCCAATCGCTGCCTTGCCCTCAGGGTGGCTGGATAGTATGGAGAGTATTGCCATAGCCTCATCCATGAGCGCTCCTGTGGGGTTGGTCACCAGCCCCATGATGAGTGGCACAAGGCCAGCTCGTATCGCTCGTCCCTTGTTCCCTTGGTATATACACAAGTTGAAgagagctgctgctgcatcctTCTTCCCCCGCTGGCTACCCTCGCCTAACAGCACTACAAGTGCAGGGATAGCCCCCATCCCTCCAATTGTCACTTTATATTCATCAATCACTGAGAGACTAAAAAGTGTGGCCGCAGCATTCTCCCGTGCCTCCATGCTGCCATTCTTCAGAACATGGACTATGCTTGGGACAGCACCAGATGATATGATGCTTGCCTTATTGTCCTCATGTATGGAGAGGTTCAGAAGGGCAGTAACTGCATGTTCTTGAGTCCGTAGGTCAGATGAGGACAGCAGACTCAATAGCAAGGGAATGGCACCTGCCTCAGCAATGCAAATCCGGTTGTTTGCATTCCGCTTTGCAAGGAGGCGAAGCTCTGCAGCAGCTGATCTCTGCTCCTCAGTGTCTGGAGAGCATAACTTAGATAGCAGAGCATCGATGTTAGCACGTTCACTCGAAGAGCATGCAGGCGTAGGCTTGTTAGGCTGGGTTGAGCGCTTTGGTGGCTCCATCCCATTGGTTTCACACCACTGGGAAATGAGACTTCTAAGGACATAGTTTGGCGTCAATGCTGAGGTTGACATCTTCTGTTGCGTGGTTGGGCAGGTATGATGGCCTGATGCTATCCATTTCTCGATGCATGCCCGCTCATATGTCTACaaattaacaaataaaaaatgtttatacTAAAATAACTATTTTAGTTGCATTGTGCTTTGGGTCTTAAAAATAAAGAGGTAGAGATTGCTACCTGCCCTGTAGACACTATAACAGGATCCTTCATCAGCTCAAGAGAAATTGGACATCGGAACTCGTCAGGAATGGTTATAGGCCTTGAATCCCCATTTGAATCCAATACCCTGGAAGCCATAGGAGGCCCCATGTCAGGGTTCTGTGTTTGCACAAAATCCTTAATCTTCTTCAGTAGCATTGACATTTTCTCAATGTGTTCTCCTGGGTCCTGACCACCGCCGGATGCGACCATCTCATGTAAGGCGAGTGATTCTTGCGTGAGATCGGTGATTGTCATCAAGTGTAGCTTTTCTGACAATCTTCCAAGAATAGCCAGTTCTGCACTTGGGTCATAGTTCTTGTCATATACAGATAGTAGATCATTGTAGAATTCATCGTCAGGCATATCAATCCGTTCTTTTGCTCTTTTGAGCTGTGCGTGCACTAACTCAACCTGGACAGGATTTGGATAATTATCCCAATGCTGGATTTAAGTGCTTAATGATAATAGCAAGAGGAATTCTTTTCAGTGTGCTGTCATCGTTACCTGCTCTCTAACTTCATCTGATATATCCAATTCATTGTACGGAATGTCGCACAGAGCTTGTTCCAGCTGCAAAATTACTCCCTGAAACTTTTTCATTACGCTGTCCCTCTCAAGAACCTGCAAACCAGaatgggaaaagaaagaaagaaaaggctcCTTAGCTAAACAAGTGGTTGTACAGAAACAAATCCACAGCAATTAGTATTTCGAAAAGCATgtttataaaaaatgatttataataagAACAAAATGGTAATCAAAGGTCAATAAGAATACAGGTAAAGCAggggaaaaaagagatagagtaACACCAACATTAAGAGCACCATATAAAAACATTACAAGCTACAGGATGGACAGTCAGAGGCCTGCGGTTCAAGTACTGAAGCAAAGAGCAAGAAAACCAACCTGAAATTTAAACTAAACCAATATAATCAAGAAAATCCCTTGCTTCTGAGCTTGGGAATAAAATGAGCAAGCACTTTCAATAACATCAAAATGGAGTTGAAGAAGGAAAACGTTGAATCAATACATGAGTTTGATAGTCACATAAAGAAAACTAGACAATGACTACCATATTTCTAACTTGTAGGTTCATCCCTTCCCTATGCACAGCCGTAAAAGATATAGTCGGTGAGTCATAGAGGTAGTCCTATCATCAGGTACATGGGCATTCCAAcaggccaaaaaagaaaaacactttCAACGGGTGCAGAAATCCACTGGTGGGGACCTTAATGTTTGAGCCTACAAACAATATAGTTATGATGTCGATCATCTGAAGTTCTCTAATGACAAATTTTGTTGATCTGCTCTGGTTGCGGCAACTTATTGTATTTCAGTATAAAAGTTTAATGAAACCTATTGTGCTCAGAAATAATATTTTTGGGTCAATGCACTCAGCGAGCATTAAGTGGTAGGTATAGAACCCAATTTGATTACTCTCTACTAAGCAATATTGCACTTCCAAAATGAAAATATGCTTCTTCAGACCATTTCATTTGCTagtttataaaaagaatttaaCATGAAATCTTCCAGAAAACCTTTTACTTGCTGCTATTTAATTTTCTGACAAAGCACGTGGCCTATTCAACTCCTGAACAATTTCAACAACTACCCAGCCAGAAGTTAGTTCTTAATCCGGAAAAATAGTGCATGAGCGATCAAGATAGTCATCATTGTTGTATGAGCGATCAAGATATAAAATAATGTTCAAAGACTATTGATTACCAATATTATGTAATAGCACTCATAAAGCATCCCATTGATAACACGGACTCGATGAAGGGTTTGAGGCCTTGATAGTTACAACAGATACAGTCAACCAGATTTGACCAAAGTAAAGCAAACAATTAGTACAAGTTCTTTGTCCCagtgaaaatagaaaaatgaaaatgtcTGTTATGATTAGATATACCATACAGATAATAATACAGTTATACTTGACAAAAGAACATAGTACTCCAATCGGTCAGATTTGATGTACCATACTGGTAGGCAGAAAAACTGGCTAGATAATGATTCAAGAGGTGAAATTTATGATCCAAAAGGAGCAGTTGAATTGCTCAGGACTGGAAGATCATACCTCTCCTCAAAAGAACAATTCAAAGCTATAGACAATATCCACTACAAACAACACACAAGAAAGTGAAAGACATGATCATATGGTTGTCCCAACTAATCCACAACAAATCTTGCTTTTACCATGGAGAAAGACATGATCATATGTCTATCCGTTGCCTCTCCCAACTAATCCACACAACAAACCGTGCTTTTACCATGGGGAATAACATGTGGAGTACAACCATGAAGGATGTAGGGCAAGGGCAAGTAGATTCTTGAATGTTTCAACAAGTAAAGAAACCGATGGAGGAATCCGTCCAAGCATTTATTCTACAGCAAATCTATGACAAACTCATGGATGCCCTGAGAAATGAGAATGCATGGATCATTTACAGATGACAAGTTTCGCAGTagatccacaaaaaaaaatagcaaggaGTTTGATCTGAAATAACCAAGTTACAGACGCCCCCAAAGACCACAACTTATGGACCCTACCAAAATTGCACCACAAAAGAAGAACATATATTGGTCGCATTGAACAAGAAGCAATCTCAGCTCAACAAGAAATCTAGCTGAACAAATACAACACAGCTGCAGAATAAAATTATGGAaacctttctctctctcttttttgcgATTAATAAGCAACAGCAACTAAATCATCCTAAAGCCCCTATgctaaaacaaaagaaaactcACTTAACAATCACGACCCCTACAATTTGTTTTGTGTTTCAAACAACTGCAcatcaatatatattaatattagtcCACACGATTTATAAAAGCAAAAATTAAGCACGGATACACAGTAGACGAATCAGAATCATATTTTTGCATCCAAgaatcttaatttttttaggaGACTAAAGTCAATAATAACCTTAATAACTAAAGCTGCACTTTATTTTTACCTAAGAACAGGTCATAATATCAAATCACCAatccataataataataatagttcCTCCCAAAAAGGCAGCCAGGACCACGAATCGAACAAAATCAAGAAACCCACACGCGCGCACATACCAAGGAGATCCTGCTCCCCTCGCGGCCGAGCCGGAGCAGCGCGAGCGCCGcctcgagcgcggcggcgagcggcgccagcgcccgctcctcctcctccccctccccctccccccgcctCCGCTCCCGGAGCTCCTCCACGAAGGGCCCCAGCAGCCGAATCCGCCGCGACAGCGCGAGCAGCTGCCGCCTGTACGCGTTCCGGTactcccccgcccccgcccccgcccccgcccccgccgccacggcctccaccgccgccgccaccctctccaccgccgccgcggcacgcgCCTCCGGAGGCggcgcctccccctcctcctcctccgctcggtcgccggccatggcgagcgcGAGGCGAAGCagcgggaagaagaagaggaggagaccTCGGCTAGTGGCAGAATGGTAAATAGTGGGGAAATGGAGGGGCGGAGTGTTATTTTGGTGATGGATCGCTGATCAGGTCAGCGTCTTGGGTACGTTGGGTTGAATGGGtcttcgtttttttcttttttcttttttttttttgcctgtctTCCACGGCAGATTTCCGTCTACATTCTTCGGTGTAGCTGCACCACCGGCTACCTACCAACCGGGATTATTACCGTGTCATGTGGTGTGGAGAATTAGGTTAAATCATACTCCctacctctatattttaatggatggcgtcgttgacttttcaatcaacgtttgaccattcgttttatttaaaaattttgtgtaaatataaaaatatttatgtcatacttaaagaacatttgatgacgaatcaactcataataaaataaatgataattacataaattttttaaataagacaaatgatcaaacgttggataaaaagtcaacagcgtcatacattaaaatacggaggtagtaattgttattgtagagtttttttttctctctatagGAGTGGTTGATAGTGATGGTAATGTGTATCAATTACGTGTGGTTTGAGACAATAAATTAATGGTTTATGTAGGGCTGGATGGAATATAGGTGATGCGTAGTGATtgttttgtggtttttttttttgagaggctGTTTAGTTTGTTGTGTGTTCAAAACACATTATTGGTATTATCTAGTTGGTAAATAGTGAGAATTTGTGCGTGCACGTGAATTCAAACATAGCGTGTCCATGTCTCGCGTGTCCATGTCTCGGATTGGACAGATCCACCTGAAGCGTCGCTAGAAGAGAGCTGGACACAGCATGAGTAACAAAGATTGTACCGGACACGGCATAGTCCTAATTAATGCTGTCGATGATGTGGGCCCGAAGGTATCATGTTTGGAGGGAGGAGGCCACCCCCAAACTCACATGGCGCCTCCGAGAAGGGTGGCGCCTGGGTGGAGCAGTGGCCGCCCCCTCCCAGCTTAGCTTAGGATACCGACTttggagggaggaggctgcccccagaCCCACGTGGCACTTCCCCGAGGGGGCAGCACCCGAGGTGGAGTGGCGGTTGCCCCCTCCTCGCTTGGGGGTCGGGCCCATCCCGATCAAGACTGGAGGGAGGAGGCTacccccaggcgccacgtggccctccccgagGAGGGATCGGGCCCAAGGTAGGACGGTGGCCGCCCCTTCCTGTGACTATGGGTCGGGCTCCCCTCGACCCCCTCTCTTGGTCACCACGTGCGGTGGGTTAGGTGGCCGCCTCCAGgcgcccacctacccgcatttatggtgACCTGAGCAATTGCGTCACGCCACATTTAATGCGATctgcagtgcactcaaccgatCTGTGACCAGTCCGTGACCGGTCGAATGGCCGATGCGACGGCGGCTGAGTACCCCCGCCTTATGAGTATGccaggcggcgtgcggcgtgctCTGTCCCATCACATTATAATGAGAGGCTTTTTAGTCTCTCATCATAGCCGGAGTCGGTTTATCCGCTCTGGTCAAACAGGAGCCCATAAGTCTTAGGCTTTTTAGTCTCTCATCGTAGCCGGAGTCAGTTTATCCGCTCTGGTCAAacaggagcccagaagtcttcgtCCCTTAAATGGCGACTGACAGGAGcatcccccgtgtcaggcggcaagatttgacaaGCCTCGTCATCAAGGCGACGTGCGCTTGCTTCctaagtcaagagacaagacaggCATTTAAAGCAAAGATTGTAATCCTTCTCCACTAAGTTATGTTTTTGGACCCATGTGGTAACCTCTTGAGGTATGAAAGGAGGTCTAGGCCTAGTGGTAGAGGGAGAGGAGCTTCTTAGCGAACTCATGCTTGTCTCGCAACCTCAAGCACTTGTGTTCTACACTCAATCAaccaagcacaggagtaggCTATTACATTTCtgagcggcccgaacctgtataaaccccttgGGTGAGATCTTTTTTTGGGGGTTCAACCCCATCTTCACACATCTACACAGGAAtatcgaatctcacccgctgcccccggccgaaccaaaaaagggggcctcacggttctcTGGTGAAGGAGTTCACCCTCCGACAAATGTATGCAGGCGAGACGATGAAGAAAACCTGACGACACAAGTGGTAAATATTGCTAAAATAAATCTAGTTGGTAAATATTGTTTtcaggttgataatacttgtcattttggaTAAAACCATGGTTAAACTTCAAAAACTTTGATTATAAATAACATTTAAACTATTTGTCTTACAAATAATGAAAACCTAAATTAGCCTGAAAAGGTAATTcaattaaatcatatatttattgacatttctatatatattatattaaaaaatagtgggcAAAGTTATTTTTTCCTCGAAACAAAAGTATTATCAATTCAGAGGGAGTCGTACTTTCCTacgcacacaaactttcaacttttctgtcacatcgttccaattttaatcaaacttctaattttagcgtgaattaaacacaccctaaatataTATGACATAACTGTTGTATGGTTTCTTATCAACTTAAAGTACACTCCATTATGGATTGACTTGGGAGTTGACCCGTGCAACCATCTACTTTTGACTCTTCAATTATGACACATATAAATAGTTGTCTTGGTAACTCCATATGATTTTCGACTCCCTCCATATAACTTTTAAGCAACCACAACCATTTTTCATTCAGTTTCTTCACCTAGCTACTTTCTCATCTTGAGTAGCGCGCAACAATTATTTCCCATTTTATTTTCTCCTTGATATCGTTATTCAACCTCCAAAGTTCTAGTATTTTGTAATGGAGAAagttttttctttaagaaaaaaaaactttatattgAGTCGATTGGAGAAGACACACATATAACATATGCAAAACTAAAAGCCTAGGTGGTTGTGTTCTGTTTGGAATTGTAGGTCATAAGCCTACATGGTTGTATCACCAAGAATCAActgtattttttctttctttctttctttctttctttctttcacatGTATCTATAAATTATGTCCAAATCATCAAATAAAGATGGCACAACTAAAATGAACTTAACATTCAACGATGTGTTGACTTAAGAGGTGACGGTGACCATGACTGCCTCTcattttgtgtgtgtatggtCTCTTGAATGCAACGCAATAATAGTGCCACAATCGACACGCTatgagcatgcatgcatcactttttttctcttcacaTGTCATTAATTAAGCATAAAATTAATCCTATATATAAAAAGTCCATCCCCACTAAGTACAATTAAAGcgatttttctctcctctcataTGTATTAAATCATTTCAACAAATTTCATCCATTAGATCAAAATTTAGCTCTCTAGATTACTCCAAAATACCTTTGCTATTGGCCATTGGATTCAACTTGATCGCTCAGATTGTTTCAGTGCTATATATTATATCGCTTGCATTTACTCCTTTAGTTCATCCAGAATTCTCTCTATTTAATCCAGAAGTCGTTTAGCCACCAATTTTATAGTTGTGCTAACTATGTGTCAAGTTAACATTCCCTGACAAGAAAAGACTAACGAAGGCTTGCTAAATGGATCAATAATTATCGATGGTACCAACATATTATGATCATTAGTTCCTAGATGCCATGTTTTTCTCAATAATTGTCAGTTCATGCTGATTTGATTCAAGTTCatgtttatttgatttaatGTTCCATATTCAATATCTTCTAATATCATTTTATCGATTTGCTTATGTTAATCTTATCAAGATTCCTACAACAACGTGTAGGGTATCATCTAGTATGCTATAAAGCAAATGAATTTTTATCTTTTGATGGATGCATGGCTCCATCAAAAGCCTTTCATTGCCACTGAATTTTCATCCTTACACACACACAACACGGTATATATACTATGgatctcagaaaaaaaaatcttatatgtATAGACGAATATAGTACATATTGTGTGGTCAAATTAAAGGCGTGTATGCAAAATCACGACATGTTTCATGAGAAAAATACAATAATGTGCAATTAGTCATGTCTAATCTGAAAATACATGAGCAGCCAGCAAAACACTAATTTGCTTATTATTGCTGGAGACTAGCTATCAGGCAAGAATAATTAGACTACTACCTCTTCTACCTTTCACATGGTCAAAGAGGGGTTGGTTGGGGTGTCATTGTATACTCCATAGTGGCCACTAATCAATCCCCATCAGTGTTAAGAGTACACATGACAACCAAGAAAGCAAACCGCCTAGTACACTCTATCCATGTGGACTATGTTCAGAGTTTTCATCAAACCCATAACTTTTAACATCCGATGATGTTTGTGAATATGAAGCAGGCAAAAATAAGTAGGACTATGTTAATTAGGGAAAACGAGTCTATCTATAATTATAAACTACACTAAAATCTACCATAAAACAGACATGTGTCCTTAGGCACGTGTGAGACAAGGTGCCGCTAAGGCCTCAACAGAATATGGGGCTGGCCTCTAAAATTATATGTTTTAATCGATACCAATGTGTTTTGATATGTTTAGGATTTCTtcattctatttttaaaattttctctttATCTGCTCAATCGAATTAGGCTATAacgagattttatttttcctcgGATCCAACAATTGTTCGATGATCATAGCTACCTTTAATGTGAACATGCGTTCCAAGCAATACGATTCCATTTTTACATTTAGTTAGTAAAACAAAACTGAATTGATgcaacggttttttttttctactcagCTAGATCGGCGCTACTACTTGTAGGTGGGTAGCCTTCTTTAACATCGCTCTAGTTATCGCCATCACATATAAgagctcattttttttatttagcaCGATCTCAAATTCTTAGTGGgaaaagaggggggggggggggggggggggctctgcTACAAAGTGGTTTCTGTACAAATTGTTAATTACTGTGCATGCTCAAGAAGATTAGGACTAAccctaaggaaaaaaaaaagaagaagattagGACCGAAGATAAAGGACGATCAGCTGAAGACTTTAGCTATAGCAGATAAATTAATGACGGTATGAATTATTCAATTGTAGTATCTGATTTTAAGAGGACTTACTCTTAATTATCTGCAGATTACCATGAATCAGTCAAAAGTCAAGGTCAAATGGAGCAGACAAATTACCAAGATAATCACATAAATAAGGATACTAAGAAAAACAAAGTGGGCCCTGCAGGGGGCTAATTAGTGGTTTATGGGCCGTGGAATAATAGGGCCATCATGTTAGTAGGCCTCGTTTAGATAGGCCTAGCGAAATTCCGGCCCATCCATACGATTCGATACGTACTCCGACTTCTCACTTAGTATTGGAGCGCACCAAGCGTCAAATGagagtactagtactatatttatttgtagcgccattttttttaataaaaatggtaatttaaaaaaaattatttacatTAAAATTCATATTTCACACTGTAAAGCTTTATACATTTACATTATAAGTTCCAAATCTTACGATGTACATTTTAAACCTTACAATGTAATTTTATTAGTACTCtagaaaaaataaagttgtagtACTTTAATCCACATAAAAAGGTTTATGCACACAAactgaaaaaagaaactaaacaaAAATAACGTAGCAAGGGAGTAATTGATCATGCTAGTGAAAAGGCTAAAAGATGGGATAGCAACCGATAGCTAGCACGAATGTATTGGCAGGATCCAATGTCCCATATAATTTGACTAAGATCGAGAGAAATTTAGTAAATTTTAGGTAACTAAATATACTTTGACCAAAcaattacaaaactacagattttaggtGGTGTaccataaaactacatatttaacatcgAATTTACAACAAAACTTTTGACTAGCTAAGATGATAAATCATTCCATGTTTATTAAAAGAGAAAGGGTTTGTACAATAAATTTAAAGAACCAACGGGATTAGGGGTGGACAAAAAACTCGAAACTCGCGGCTCGGATCGGCTCGTAGCAAGCTTGGCTCGGATCGATTCGAACTCGCAGTCTTAATGAGTCGAGTCGAGCTAACCTTctagctcgcgagctgctcgttTAGCTTGTTAGTATAAAATATCATCATATGTTCATGTTTCTTGACTAGTACTAAGTCTTTTAATTACATCAAAACTATTCATATTTAGTGAGTATTATATTAGttagtttttattattatgttaatacataataaaatgttaaatttaaaattattaatataatattaatgAGATATAGTTTGTTAACGAGCCTAACAAGCTTAATGAACCAGCTTGTGAGCTGAGCCGAGCTAGTCTTTTAGCTCGTTAACATTAACAagccgagctggctcgttatccaGCCCTAAACGGGATACCAGGTAGGAAGGGCTAGAGGGACGAGACTCCTCTAACGTAAAGTCGGAGGGACAGAGGAGCTCACTCCGGGCCGGAGGACCAATTTGAgattatgcaaaaaaaaaaaagaaagaaaaaagaaaaaagagagagaggattgaGAGCCTATTGAAAAATGTATGCCGCCGTGATGCACATAGTCTGGTGTGGCAAAATCCTTATCGATGTGGCAAAAAGATTtagatctaaaaataaattttaatgtGGTTCATTTctaaatttaaaaacaaacagGTTGAAatagttcttttttaaaaataaaatcgcACGTCGCGAACGAGGTTAGGCCGATTTCATGACAGAAAAAGGACAGCATATAAAAGAGTGTATATGTATCGGGCAGAAGCGACCAAAGCCCCTGTTCGTGTAGAGTCAATAATCTGCAGATCAGAATCCTAtggatcttttttcttttctttctccaagGGACATGACAATGGAGAAGAATCCGATGGTCTGAACTTGTCGTCCTAAATTTGCATGAGTCATGCAGTTCATGACAGTGAGCAGTCACCTTCACGGATTGTTGTCTCGACATTGTTTGACGTCGTTGGCGGTAGGTAATAGATAAGGGTGTGTTCAAGTGCTTTAATTTTATCTTGAATTTGGATGTAAATTATTCTTAATCAGCTAGATCAATAAACTGAATTTGGATGTAAACAGTACTTGAAGCGAAAGAAGTGCAGACCCTCAAATTAGTTAGTACTTCTGGGTTGAGTCAATCTTGATTTGTACTAGTAAAAGTATAACTTACTCCTATTATTACAAGCTagggaaaatgggggaaaacATGATTAACTAGATGAATACCTCGCCGCGTTGCTGCAGAAAATTAAGTTGCGTAATATGTAGAAATAAGATGTAATTtgattatcaaaactaaaacaatttgatatagttttgagcctaaaaataattgagattgcatgtttttaagagagaagaaagaagagataaTTTGAACATAGATCTGTCATCCAAAGACTAGAATAATTGAGGTAATATAgcttaatgagagaaaagagaaatagcattaactggggatgaactatataaatatataggattcATAAGACACACTAACTGAATCAGCTCTCTGTCTAATAAACTGTCGtaaaatttgtttgaatttgagCTTCAAACATGAATCTaagttttaaaaagaaattgtgCTCACAGCCAGGTCGGTCTAGAGGTTGGGGTGGTCAGTGAAGAGGTGGGAGTGGAGGGCGAAGAGCTGGAGGCCGGCGTAGTGTTCGTCCGACATGCAGTGCTCCCGGAACCCCTCCACCCCGCCGCACTCCACCTGGCACACgcggcaccgccaccgccccctcgccgtcgccgccgccgccgccggcggtggcgcccgtGGCTCCGGCAGCGCGGTGAACTGGATCATCCCGGCGTCGGccagccgctccgccgcctgcTCCACGACCTCCCGCCCCATCTGGCTCGCCATGGCGCCGTGCCCATGCCCATGGTGGCGCAGCGCGCGCGCGTACCCGGGACCGGGAGCTGCGCGGCGGCTCAGCGCGAAGCTGGCGTCGAtgtcgcgccgcggcggcggaacggccggcggcgcgcgggctgcTGCTGCGAGCGCGGCGAGATTGTCCATGAACGACGTCGAGTCGAGAGCGAGCTTGATCAACTCGAGAGCGCGGCGATCGATATGATCGATTGATCGTCTCGAGTGATTCCGCGATTGCTAATTAAGCGTGCGTGCTCCAATCCAAAGTGATTTCCAAATCGGTTGTTAATTAAGCGTGCGTGCTCCAAAGTGATTTCCAAATCGGATTATAGTTGTAGTTCATTCTGTTTACATAATGTGTAATAGTTGTAGTTCATGTCAATATCAAGCCAATATGTTGAGTacaattaacttttttttaattattttgagaAGGGTATATTTTACTCGGTCTCTACGTACAAACGGATATATATAGCCTTTTTAAATTGGGAATTTATTCTCTCAAACAAtacaatctaaaattcgctttTACAGATATTTGAACGTAGGACCTTGGCTAAAA is part of the Oryza glaberrima chromosome 12, OglaRS2, whole genome shotgun sequence genome and harbors:
- the LOC127757411 gene encoding protein spotted leaf 11 isoform X1, translating into MAGDRAEEEEGEAPPPEARAAAAVERVAAAVEAVAAGAGAGAGAGEYRNAYRRQLLALSRRIRLLGPFVEELRERRRGEGEGEEEERALAPLAAALEAALALLRLGREGSRISLVLERDSVMKKFQGVILQLEQALCDIPYNELDISDEVREQVELVHAQLKRAKERIDMPDDEFYNDLLSVYDKNYDPSAELAILGRLSEKLHLMTITDLTQESLALHEMVASGGGQDPGEHIEKMSMLLKKIKDFVQTQNPDMGPPMASRVLDSNGDSRPITIPDEFRCPISLELMKDPVIVSTGQTYERACIEKWIASGHHTCPTTQQKMSTSALTPNYVLRSLISQWCETNGMEPPKRSTQPNKPTPACSSSERANIDALLSKLCSPDTEEQRSAAAELRLLAKRNANNRICIAEAGAIPLLLSLLSSSDLRTQEHAVTALLNLSIHEDNKASIISSGAVPSIVHVLKNGSMEARENAAATLFSLSVIDEYKVTIGGMGAIPALVVLLGEGSQRGKKDAAAALFNLCIYQGNKGRAIRAGLVPLIMGLVTNPTGALMDEAMAILSILSSHPEGKAAIGAAEPVPVLVEMIGSGTPRNRENAAAVMLHLCSGEHHLVHLARAQECGIMVPLRELALNGTDRGKRKAVQLLERMSRFLVQQQEEQESQSQASAQVPPQATPEQVPENDIPEQLDSPASQYPMVV
- the LOC127757411 gene encoding protein spotted leaf 11 isoform X2 is translated as MLYECYYIILVLERDSVMKKFQGVILQLEQALCDIPYNELDISDEVREQVELVHAQLKRAKERIDMPDDEFYNDLLSVYDKNYDPSAELAILGRLSEKLHLMTITDLTQESLALHEMVASGGGQDPGEHIEKMSMLLKKIKDFVQTQNPDMGPPMASRVLDSNGDSRPITIPDEFRCPISLELMKDPVIVSTGQTYERACIEKWIASGHHTCPTTQQKMSTSALTPNYVLRSLISQWCETNGMEPPKRSTQPNKPTPACSSSERANIDALLSKLCSPDTEEQRSAAAELRLLAKRNANNRICIAEAGAIPLLLSLLSSSDLRTQEHAVTALLNLSIHEDNKASIISSGAVPSIVHVLKNGSMEARENAAATLFSLSVIDEYKVTIGGMGAIPALVVLLGEGSQRGKKDAAAALFNLCIYQGNKGRAIRAGLVPLIMGLVTNPTGALMDEAMAILSILSSHPEGKAAIGAAEPVPVLVEMIGSGTPRNRENAAAVMLHLCSGEHHLVHLARAQECGIMVPLRELALNGTDRGKRKAVQLLERMSRFLVQQQEEQESQSQASAQVPPQATPEQVPENDIPEQLDSPASQYPMVV